From one Catenuloplanes nepalensis genomic stretch:
- a CDS encoding C40 family peptidase, whose product MRPVIFTAVVSATLAAVISSPAYAAPPIPGVPNSGSRPTATGSLALPGTPGITTPGGTTTQPASLTGNPVATQLEAKQTELNQAGQRMLALEEQLTAASAAVAVAEQKVVAASAALAAAETARDSAAAETLKEEAALPPDLFTSDLYKIGSLWRVPRETDNTAGSLSADLARAQEAAIAAIGERDAALAAEAGLRTQLTGGQATLKALEAELLKIREQNEDQLTAIAAQQDAAEAALGADYLDNTTTDGLVAHPKALKALEFAMAQRGKWYEWAAEGPNTYDCSGLMWDAYRSVGFQLPRVANDQYYATRGKTVPKSALLPGDMIFFSTSNRWSDVYHVGMYVGEGKMVNAPTIGEVVKVQTISWSRFFAATRVFGAVEGPSGGGGDTPKPTPTPKPQPSPTPPKPGSPTPGSPTPTPSNSGSPSPSPSPSPSGSGSPSPSPSISPSSPPVSPSPSNPATQPEPPSPAPSNSAGSSGPPSNPPSNSTSASSSSSSSASTAASGSASAGSSASANG is encoded by the coding sequence GTGCGCCCGGTGATCTTCACCGCCGTGGTCAGCGCCACGCTGGCCGCGGTCATCAGCTCACCGGCGTACGCGGCGCCGCCCATCCCAGGCGTGCCGAACAGCGGCTCCCGCCCGACCGCCACCGGCTCGCTGGCGCTGCCCGGCACGCCCGGCATCACGACGCCCGGCGGCACCACGACGCAGCCCGCCTCGCTCACCGGCAACCCGGTGGCCACCCAGCTCGAAGCCAAGCAGACCGAGCTCAACCAGGCCGGTCAACGCATGCTGGCGCTGGAGGAGCAGCTCACCGCGGCCTCCGCCGCGGTCGCGGTGGCCGAGCAGAAGGTCGTGGCCGCGAGCGCGGCGCTCGCCGCGGCGGAGACCGCGCGGGACAGCGCGGCGGCCGAGACGCTCAAGGAGGAGGCGGCGCTCCCGCCCGACCTCTTCACCTCCGACCTGTACAAGATCGGTTCGCTCTGGCGAGTGCCGCGCGAGACCGACAACACCGCGGGCAGCCTCTCCGCCGACCTGGCACGTGCCCAGGAGGCCGCGATCGCCGCGATCGGCGAGCGCGACGCCGCGCTCGCCGCCGAGGCCGGCCTGCGCACCCAGCTGACCGGCGGACAGGCCACGCTGAAGGCGCTCGAGGCCGAGCTGCTCAAGATCCGCGAGCAGAACGAGGACCAGCTCACCGCGATAGCGGCACAGCAGGACGCGGCCGAGGCCGCGCTGGGCGCCGACTACCTCGACAACACCACGACCGACGGCCTGGTCGCCCACCCGAAGGCGCTCAAGGCGCTCGAGTTCGCGATGGCCCAGCGCGGTAAGTGGTATGAGTGGGCGGCCGAGGGCCCGAACACGTACGACTGCTCCGGCCTGATGTGGGACGCGTACCGTAGCGTCGGCTTCCAGCTGCCCCGCGTCGCCAACGACCAGTACTACGCGACCCGCGGCAAGACCGTGCCGAAGTCCGCGCTGCTGCCCGGCGACATGATCTTCTTCAGCACCAGCAACCGGTGGAGCGACGTCTACCACGTCGGCATGTACGTCGGCGAGGGCAAGATGGTCAACGCGCCGACCATCGGCGAGGTGGTCAAGGTGCAGACGATCAGCTGGTCGCGCTTCTTCGCCGCGACCCGCGTCTTCGGCGCGGTGGAGGGCCCGTCCGGTGGCGGCGGCGACACGCCGAAGCCGACGCCCACACCCAAGCCGCAGCCGTCGCCGACGCCGCCGAAGCCGGGTTCACCGACGCCGGGTTCGCCGACGCCGACGCCGTCGAACAGCGGTTCCCCGTCTCCGTCCCCGTCCCCGTCGCCGTCCGGGTCCGGCTCGCCGAGCCCGTCGCCGAGCATTTCGCCGTCGTCACCGCCGGTCTCGCCGAGCCCGTCCAACCCGGCGACGCAGCCCGAGCCGCCGTCCCCGGCACCGTCGAACTCCGCCGGGTCGTCCGGCCCGCCGTCGAACCCGCCGTCCAACAGCACGTCGGCCAGCTCGTCCTCGTCCAGCAGCGCCTCCACCGCCGCCTCGGGAAGTGCCTCCGCGGGGTCGTCCGCGTCCGCCAACGGCTGA
- a CDS encoding DUF4229 domain-containing protein produces the protein MAAIKYTAGRIGLFVAFFAAMWFVDTDIFIKLIAALLLSAVASFFLLGAWRDEMANDLAARADRRRAERARLRAALAGEEE, from the coding sequence GTGGCCGCGATCAAATACACGGCCGGCCGGATCGGTCTCTTCGTGGCGTTCTTCGCGGCGATGTGGTTCGTCGACACGGACATCTTCATCAAGCTGATCGCGGCGCTGCTGCTCTCCGCGGTCGCCTCGTTCTTCCTGCTCGGCGCGTGGCGCGACGAGATGGCGAACGACCTGGCCGCCCGCGCGGACAGGCGCAGGGCCGAGCGCGCCCGGCTCCGTGCCGCGCTCGCGGGCGAAGAGGAATAG